The Candidatus Bathyarchaeota archaeon genomic interval ACCGCTCCACTCTTGCAGCGTTAAAATATCCTCTGGCTTCAACACTTGCTTTAGCCATTCTTTGAAGTTCGGGCAGTCCGCATCCTTGTTAAACGCCACAGGTATCGAGTGAAAAGCCATCTCTTCCAGCGTAAAAGGCGAAAGCTTACCTGTTTCAACATCGAGTAAGCCGTTTTCCACAGCAATTTTTTTGCTGAAAACCACATCCGTATAAGTTAAACTTTTTAAAGTGTGCAGAATATTAGCGTAGTGGTGTGCCTTATCCTCGTCGCCTAAGATACGTGTAACAATTTCCTTAAGTTTTGTTTCGCCGTTTCGGCTCCAAACACCTTTAACCTCATCACCATAATAAAGCGTGTCCGATTCCCTGTCAGTCTTGAAATGCTCGTTTTCCGCCAACCACTTGGCTACGCGTGCGGGTTTGAAGCCAACTTTGTGTTCTGGGTCGTCGCAAAACTGCGCGAAGCACGGGTAGCTTATGTGCGGTTGCGCTGCAATTTTTTTGAGGTTTTCGCGCCATTTTTTGCCTTCGGGCGTTAGTTCCTCGGGCATGCCTTGCGGCACGTCGCTTGTGATTTGTTGCTGTGTTTGCTGGTCGGCGGCGGGCATGGCTTTGTTGCACCTCACTGCTGCGTTTGCTGTTGCACTGGCGGAATTGGGCGTATCACTATGGCACCGTTGATTTCCATAGCAACCTCGCGCAGCGGCTCGCCGTTTTGGCGCTCAAAATATTTTAGCCAACTGGCGGGCAACGTTACGCCTTTTGCTCTTCCAATCGTGCATATTTTTCTGGTTATGGGCATTTTCACGCTCACCTTGCAGTAATATTATTAAGCAAAAGTTTATAAGCATTTTTGTGACATATTATACCGTGAATTTGCCCATCATCACGGCAAAAAAACAGAAAGCTATGACAAAAACAAAACCAAAAATGCATATTGGGGCGAAAAGAATGAAGTACCGCTCAACTGAAGAAACCACAAACAAAATCCTAAAAGTATTAGCCCAGAACAAAGAATACGCGCAATACGACCTGCCCGACGCGGTAGGCAAAGACTACCGAACTGTCCTGCGCCACTTAAAAAAGCTTGAAAAAGACGGGTTAGTGAAAGTTGACAGGTTGGAGCCAGCTCAAAAAGGCGGGAAAGAGAAAAAAATTTACACGCTAACTCTTCTCGGCTTCATAGCAGCGTTAGCAACTTGCAAAATTGAACCAGCAAACCCAGAAATTGACGTGTTAATCGCAAAGTTTTCAGACCTACATTATATTTTTGCGAATTGGCAGAGGATGCTTTCTCAACTTCCGCGTTTTGATGTTTACGCTGCACTCGACGTGACTATAAGCAACTTTGACGCTCTGCGGCGTTTCAGACCGCAAGACTTGCGCGAAAACTTGGATAAACAGTTTACGCTGGCTTTTTTCAACCTCACGTTAACGGCTAATGAAAAAGATGCAAAAATACTCGGTACTGAAAAATGGTTAAGCTACATAAAAAGTGACCAGCCTTTGAGAGAGCTATATTTGCAGTTGCTAACTGTTGAAAAGGATAACTTAAAGCGTAGGCTTGATTTTTTTGACAGTGTACTCAAAAAGCTAAGATAGCCTTTTTTGCTAATTAGTATGCTGTTTTTTTATTGTTAATTATAAAATTTGGACGCATGCAAACACAGCAAGTAAATTTAAGTTTACTACGTGCATTGCCCGCGGATTTGCAGCAGCAAGTAGCCACCGCCGCGGGCGTTTGTTTGGACTGCGGCGAAAAACTGTTTTTAAGCGCGGACGACGAAACCGCTTGCCCAGCGTGCGGCGTCGTTTGGGATGCGGACAACGTAGCAAGTTACACGCCCTTCCCCGAAGCCAACGGCGAACCCTTTGAGAGCCACTGGTCTCCCACCACGGCAATAGCGCCCCGCAAGGCGCTCGGCGACACAACAGCCGCATACCGCGGCAAACTGGAGATGAAGGTTTTGGCTATGCGCAGCGCGGTTGACGTGGGTTTACGGGCACGCTACATACAGTTCCTCACAACCGCGGAAGAGCCGTCGCAGCTACGGCGGGTGCTGGGAAAACTTAGCAGTTTACTGCTGCACTTAGGCTTAGGCGATAACCACGCGGCTGCGGAGTACGCTGGCAACCTCTGCCGCCGCCTCGTTGCCTTTCTGCTGCTGTCAAAACTCACCGTGCATGTTAAGCTTGCTGATGCCATAGCAATGTACGTAGTAAAACAGTTAAACATAACCGCGGACTTGTCAATTTTAAACGCGAATGAAAATGACGTTGCGCTTGTGGCTTGGTTCGCTGAGACAACTCAACGTTTCAAGCGCCTTGCACTGCACTACGCGCAAAAAAAGCGCAAACGCAGTAAATAAATATATAACCGCAAACCGCTGCATGGAAAGACTTGGCATTTTTTGCGTAAAAAGGGTACCCAAACAGTGCAAAAAATACTCTTGGCAATGAAAAAAATTGGAGAATGGTGAGCGCTCACGGTGCGGCTGGTTTGTCCAAGATGTGCGCTGCAAGCTGCCGCTCAAGCGCTTTGACTTGCTGCATCGTCTCTATCCATGTGATGTAGAGGTGTGCGTGGCTGCTTACGCCATCCCACTGCTGAAGCACTTTCGGCGCTACTTCAGCAACGTTGCTGTATGTTTTCTCGTTTAAGCCAAGCTGAAGCGCTAAAGCGTGCAATTCTTCAAGCGTGCCGCGTTGCGTGAGTAGTTTGTGTTGTGCTATGGCTTTCCTGTAAATTTTTTCGTGCTCCAGCTTTAGGGCTTCGTAGCTTAGCTGCTGCTCTGCGTTGCTGGTTGCTGCTGCGTCCTCAAAATCGGCTAAGCGCTTAAGCATCCACTCGTTTAGTTCGCTGCTGATGTTTTTTCCTTGTGCTGCAAGGTGCTGTTTCAGTTTGCTGTAAACGTCAACGTTAATGCTGAAGGTTTTGGGCGCTCTGTTCTCGTATATTTTGGGTCTTGCCATCCTGTCACCCCCATAGGATAAATATGTAAATATGCAAAACAGGGGGTTTTTAGGGGCAAAAAGCATGTTTCGCCATAAAACTAACTTTGCGCTTAGCGTCACGCGCGGGTTTTGCGCGGAAACTTTGTTAGCTAACACCTCTCCCGCCTCTGTTTTTCCATGGATTTTTTGTTCTGTTTATCACAAATAAACAGAAGCGCACGCAACATTAGTTATTAACGTAAAATTTTTTTAAAAAAT includes:
- a CDS encoding helix-turn-helix domain-containing protein; this translates as MKYRSTEETTNKILKVLAQNKEYAQYDLPDAVGKDYRTVLRHLKKLEKDGLVKVDRLEPAQKGGKEKKIYTLTLLGFIAALATCKIEPANPEIDVLIAKFSDLHYIFANWQRMLSQLPRFDVYAALDVTISNFDALRRFRPQDLRENLDKQFTLAFFNLTLTANEKDAKILGTEKWLSYIKSDQPLRELYLQLLTVEKDNLKRRLDFFDSVLKKLR
- a CDS encoding transposase, which codes for MLIIKFGRMQTQQVNLSLLRALPADLQQQVATAAGVCLDCGEKLFLSADDETACPACGVVWDADNVASYTPFPEANGEPFESHWSPTTAIAPRKALGDTTAAYRGKLEMKVLAMRSAVDVGLRARYIQFLTTAEEPSQLRRVLGKLSSLLLHLGLGDNHAAAEYAGNLCRRLVAFLLLSKLTVHVKLADAIAMYVVKQLNITADLSILNANENDVALVAWFAETTQRFKRLALHYAQKKRKRSK